In one window of Rathayibacter caricis DSM 15933 DNA:
- a CDS encoding tyrosine-type recombinase/integrase: protein MAARPHAAEPTASLWPVRNYSGCGDFRGGLNWSKRMDYNSFYRRRFREAAKAIGQPDLRFHDLRHTAASLFAASGMPLARVARILGNADTATTYKAYLHFFPDDHAADIDRLDAHLSPDRGRDAETRSIEIA, encoded by the coding sequence ATGGCCGCCCGCCCACACGCCGCCGAGCCGACCGCGTCGCTGTGGCCGGTGCGCAACTACAGCGGGTGCGGCGACTTCCGCGGCGGGCTCAATTGGTCGAAGCGCATGGACTACAACTCGTTCTACCGGCGCCGGTTCCGTGAGGCCGCCAAGGCCATCGGCCAGCCGGACCTGCGCTTCCACGACCTCCGCCACACCGCAGCGTCGCTGTTCGCGGCGTCGGGGATGCCGCTGGCGCGGGTCGCCCGCATCCTCGGCAACGCCGACACCGCGACCACCTACAAGGCGTACCTGCACTTCTTCCCCGACGACCACGCCGCCGACATAGACCGACTCGACGCCCATCTCTCGCCTGATCGTGGCCGCGATGCTGAGACGCGAAGTATCGAGATCGCTTAG